The following proteins are co-located in the Vicinamibacterales bacterium genome:
- a CDS encoding 2-oxoglutarate dehydrogenase E1 component, whose amino-acid sequence MNPWDDFTGANAGFVQELYERYERDPASVDAGTREAFRLWGRPPAPAGAAGQGAAAGGADLAAAIGAVTLAESIRRYGHLAATLDPIGFDPPAGDPSLRSESHGLTEAALRAVPAGIVGGPSAAGAANALEAIERLRAIYCGTTGHDHSHVFVPEERTWLREAIESRRFRPPIDPVDGREVLDRLSQVETFERFLQRTFPGKTRFSIEGLDVLIPVLDEIIADAAAGGVRHVLIAMAHRGRLNVLAHVMRKPYAQILAEFKDPLFSRSSRIDLGWMGDVKYHAGARVEQPDRPTTLVITMPPNPSHLEAVDPVLVGMARAAATSTAEPGPPVLATEAVLGILIHGDAAFPGQGIVAETLNLSRLSGWQVGGTIHIIANNQLGFTADPHESFSTSYASGLARGFKVPIVHVNADDPEASIEAARLAWAYRQRFGLDFLIDLVGYRRHGHNEGDEPAFTQPRLYRLVSAHRTVRQIYAEALVSSGAIPAVAPDEMLARHSATLESTYAALVPDEQYIPDLPTVPPSGAAGRVQTAVALDRLVELNDALARVPDGFTVHKKLERGRERRKAMLATPDEATVDWAAAEELALASVLADGIPIRFTGEDVERGTFSQRHAVLHDAETGERHVPLQRLPQSKASFEIHNTALSELAVLGFEVGYNLYDPRQLVLWEAQYGDFINGAQTILDEYLMSGRAKWGLTPSIVLLLPHGYEGQGPDHSSARVERFLQLAADLNVRIVNCTTAAQYFHVLRRQALLLATDPLPLVMLTPKSLLRHPMVASAPRALAEGRFLPVIDDDRVAGAPGKVRRLLLCSGKVYVDLASSEVAKSGPGVAVVRLEQLYPFPAEALTSVIDRYSKLREVCWVQEEPENMGAWDFVRPELERVIDGRWPLRYIGRVRNSSPSEGSATWHQVNQRALVARAFETGVDAQGGDRVVMKQA is encoded by the coding sequence GTGAATCCCTGGGATGACTTTACCGGCGCGAATGCGGGCTTCGTCCAGGAGCTCTACGAGCGCTACGAACGCGACCCGGCGTCGGTGGACGCCGGGACGCGCGAGGCCTTTCGCCTCTGGGGCCGGCCGCCCGCTCCCGCTGGCGCCGCGGGTCAGGGCGCCGCTGCCGGTGGGGCGGACCTCGCCGCGGCGATCGGCGCGGTCACGCTGGCGGAGTCGATCCGCCGGTACGGCCACCTGGCCGCCACGCTCGATCCCATCGGCTTCGACCCTCCGGCGGGCGACCCCTCCCTTCGATCCGAGTCACACGGCCTGACCGAGGCGGCGCTCCGTGCCGTGCCCGCGGGCATCGTCGGGGGGCCGTCGGCCGCGGGGGCCGCCAACGCGTTGGAAGCGATCGAGCGCCTGCGCGCCATCTACTGCGGCACGACCGGCCACGACCACTCCCACGTGTTCGTGCCCGAGGAGCGCACCTGGCTTCGCGAGGCCATCGAGTCCCGGCGCTTCCGGCCCCCGATCGACCCGGTCGACGGCCGGGAGGTGCTCGACAGGCTGAGCCAGGTCGAGACGTTCGAGCGATTCCTGCAGCGCACGTTCCCGGGCAAGACGCGCTTCTCTATCGAGGGATTGGACGTCCTCATCCCGGTGCTCGACGAGATCATCGCGGACGCGGCGGCCGGCGGCGTCCGCCACGTGCTCATCGCGATGGCCCACCGCGGGCGGCTCAACGTCCTGGCGCACGTGATGCGCAAGCCGTACGCCCAGATTCTGGCCGAGTTCAAGGATCCGCTCTTCTCGCGCAGCAGCCGGATCGATCTGGGCTGGATGGGCGACGTGAAGTACCACGCCGGTGCGCGCGTGGAACAGCCCGACCGCCCGACCACCCTCGTCATCACGATGCCGCCCAACCCGAGCCACCTCGAGGCGGTCGATCCCGTGCTCGTCGGGATGGCCCGCGCGGCAGCCACGTCCACGGCGGAGCCGGGACCACCGGTGCTCGCGACGGAGGCCGTGCTCGGCATCCTGATCCACGGCGACGCGGCGTTCCCGGGCCAGGGCATCGTCGCGGAGACGCTCAACCTCTCGCGCCTCAGCGGGTGGCAGGTCGGCGGGACCATCCACATCATCGCGAACAACCAGCTCGGGTTCACGGCCGACCCCCACGAGTCGTTCTCGACGAGCTACGCGAGCGGCCTGGCGCGCGGGTTCAAGGTGCCGATCGTCCACGTGAACGCCGACGATCCGGAAGCGTCCATCGAAGCCGCGCGGCTCGCCTGGGCCTACCGCCAGCGCTTCGGACTCGACTTCCTCATCGATCTCGTGGGCTACCGGCGCCACGGCCACAACGAAGGCGACGAGCCGGCCTTCACCCAGCCGCGGCTCTACCGGCTCGTGTCCGCCCACCGCACCGTGCGCCAGATCTACGCCGAGGCCCTGGTCTCCTCGGGCGCGATTCCCGCCGTGGCGCCGGACGAGATGCTCGCCCGCCACTCGGCGACGCTCGAGTCCACCTACGCGGCGCTCGTGCCCGACGAGCAGTACATCCCCGACCTGCCCACGGTGCCGCCGAGCGGCGCCGCCGGGCGCGTGCAGACGGCGGTGGCGCTCGATCGCCTGGTCGAACTGAACGACGCCCTGGCCCGGGTGCCCGACGGCTTCACCGTCCACAAGAAGCTCGAGCGGGGACGCGAGCGCCGGAAGGCCATGCTCGCAACACCCGACGAGGCCACGGTGGACTGGGCCGCCGCCGAGGAACTGGCCCTGGCGTCGGTCCTCGCCGACGGCATTCCGATCCGGTTCACGGGCGAGGATGTCGAGCGCGGCACGTTCAGCCAGCGGCATGCGGTGCTCCACGACGCCGAGACCGGCGAGCGTCACGTGCCGCTGCAGCGCCTCCCCCAGTCGAAGGCGTCCTTCGAGATCCACAACACGGCGCTCTCGGAGCTCGCCGTGCTCGGATTCGAGGTCGGCTACAACCTGTACGACCCGCGCCAGCTCGTGCTCTGGGAAGCGCAGTACGGCGACTTCATCAACGGCGCCCAGACGATCCTCGACGAGTACCTGATGTCGGGCCGCGCGAAGTGGGGCCTGACCCCGTCGATCGTGCTCCTGCTGCCGCACGGCTACGAAGGTCAGGGGCCCGATCACTCCAGCGCGCGCGTCGAGCGTTTCCTGCAGCTCGCCGCCGACCTCAACGTCCGCATCGTGAACTGCACGACCGCCGCCCAGTACTTCCACGTGCTGCGGCGGCAGGCCCTGCTGCTCGCCACCGACCCGCTGCCCCTCGTGATGCTGACGCCGAAGAGCCTGCTGCGGCACCCGATGGTGGCCTCCGCCCCACGCGCGCTCGCGGAGGGCCGCTTCCTGCCCGTGATCGACGACGATCGCGTCGCGGGCGCGCCGGGCAAGGTCCGGCGGCTGCTGCTCTGCAGCGGCAAGGTCTACGTGGATCTCGCCTCGAGCGAGGTCGCCAAGTCCGGCCCCGGGGTGGCCGTCGTCCGCCTGGAACAGCTCTACCCGTTCCCGGCCGAGGCCCTGACGTCGGTGATCGACCGCTACTCCAAGCTGCGCGAAGTGTGCTGGGTGCAGGAAGAGCCAGAAAACATGGGTGCCTGGGACTTCGTCCGCCCGGAGCTCGAGCGCGTGATCGACGGACGGTGGCCGCTGCGATACATCGGCCGGGTCCGCAATTCCAGCCCGTCCGAGGGGTCGGCCACGTGGCATCAGGTGAATCAGCGCGCGCTGGTCGCGCGCGCCTTCGAGACCGGCGTGGATGCCCAGGGTGGGGACCGCGTCGTGATGAAGCAGGCCTAG
- the odhB gene encoding 2-oxoglutarate dehydrogenase complex dihydrolipoyllysine-residue succinyltransferase translates to MNIVVPELGESVVEARVARWLKKAGDQVAMGEPLVELETEKIDLEVAADRAGVLVSIAHGDGADVKVGEVLGVLDPSAAGTAPAAGSAPPPAEPAPPAAQAAAPAPKATPAARNVARDLAVNLADVPATGPRVRKDDVRQHAAGTPAPQPAPAVPAAPAPGSRAEERVRMSKRRATIARRLVEAQRTAAMLTTFNDVDMTAVMALRARHKEAFQKRHGVGLGIASFFVKAAVAALKAFPELNAEIQGDEIVYKRYVDIGVAVGAEGGLVVPVLRDADRMTFAGVELAIRDFAARAGNGTLTLDDLKGGTFTITNGGVFGSLMSTPILNPPQVGILGLHKIADRAVPVNGQVAIRPMMYVALSYDHRLVDGREAVQFLVKIKECIEDPALLLVEG, encoded by the coding sequence GTGAACATCGTGGTGCCCGAACTGGGCGAGTCGGTGGTCGAAGCGCGTGTCGCGCGCTGGCTGAAGAAGGCAGGCGACCAGGTCGCGATGGGCGAGCCCCTCGTCGAGCTGGAGACCGAGAAGATCGATCTCGAGGTGGCCGCCGACCGCGCGGGCGTGCTCGTGTCGATCGCGCACGGCGACGGCGCCGACGTGAAGGTGGGCGAGGTGCTCGGCGTCCTGGACCCGTCGGCGGCGGGCACCGCGCCGGCAGCGGGGTCAGCGCCGCCGCCCGCCGAACCGGCCCCTCCGGCGGCGCAGGCCGCGGCCCCGGCCCCGAAGGCGACACCCGCCGCCAGGAACGTGGCTCGCGACCTGGCCGTGAACCTCGCCGACGTCCCGGCGACCGGCCCGCGGGTCAGGAAGGACGACGTCCGGCAGCACGCCGCGGGCACGCCGGCGCCCCAGCCGGCACCCGCCGTGCCGGCGGCGCCAGCTCCGGGCAGCCGCGCCGAGGAGCGGGTACGCATGAGCAAGCGCCGGGCGACGATCGCCCGGCGGCTGGTCGAGGCGCAGCGCACGGCCGCCATGCTCACGACCTTCAACGACGTGGACATGACCGCCGTCATGGCGCTCAGGGCCCGGCACAAGGAGGCGTTCCAGAAGCGGCACGGCGTGGGTCTGGGGATCGCGTCGTTCTTCGTCAAGGCGGCCGTCGCGGCGTTGAAGGCGTTCCCGGAGTTGAACGCCGAGATTCAGGGCGACGAGATCGTCTACAAACGCTACGTCGACATCGGCGTCGCCGTGGGCGCCGAAGGCGGCCTCGTCGTGCCAGTCCTGCGGGACGCGGACCGGATGACGTTCGCCGGCGTGGAACTGGCCATCCGCGATTTCGCGGCCCGCGCGGGCAACGGCACGCTGACGCTCGACGACCTCAAGGGCGGCACCTTCACGATCACCAACGGCGGCGTGTTCGGCTCCCTCATGAGCACGCCCATCCTCAATCCGCCGCAGGTCGGCATCCTCGGCCTCCACAAGATCGCCGACCGGGCGGTCCCCGTGAACGGCCAGGTCGCGATCCGCCCGATGATGTACGTGGCCCTGAGCTACGACCATCGGCTGGTAGACGGGCGCGAGGCGGTGCAGTTCCTCGTCAAGATCAAGGAGTGCATCGAGGATCCGGCGCTGCTGCTGGTGGAGGGGTGA
- a CDS encoding sigma-70 family RNA polymerase sigma factor: MEPSATILLHAWRGGEATALDRLLPLVYDELARIARGALRSERPDHTLQTRALVHEAYLRLIDADVSWQDKAHFMAVAARTMRRVLVDHARSRRRQKRGGGAVKVELDDVAAVVGGPSVDVLDLHEVLERLSAFDARKAQIVELHFFGGLSYEETAEAVGVSPATVDRELRMAKAWLRHELTTGGGAAAE; encoded by the coding sequence GTGGAACCCAGCGCGACGATACTCCTCCATGCCTGGAGGGGCGGCGAGGCCACTGCCCTCGATCGCCTGCTGCCGCTCGTCTACGACGAGCTGGCGCGGATCGCGCGCGGCGCGCTGAGGTCCGAGCGGCCCGACCACACGCTGCAGACGCGGGCCCTCGTGCACGAAGCCTACCTGCGCCTCATCGACGCCGACGTCTCGTGGCAGGACAAGGCGCACTTCATGGCCGTGGCGGCGCGGACCATGCGGCGGGTGCTCGTGGATCACGCCCGCAGCCGGCGCCGGCAGAAGCGGGGCGGCGGCGCGGTGAAGGTCGAGCTCGACGACGTCGCCGCCGTGGTCGGCGGCCCGTCCGTGGACGTGCTCGACCTGCACGAGGTCCTCGAACGGCTGTCCGCCTTCGACGCGCGCAAGGCGCAGATCGTCGAACTGCACTTCTTCGGCGGCCTCAGCTACGAGGAGACGGCGGAAGCCGTCGGGGTGTCGCCGGCCACCGTGGATCGCGAGCTGCGGATGGCCAAGGCGTGGCTCCGCCACGAACTCACGACCGGGGGCGGGGCCGCAGCCGAGTAG
- a CDS encoding HAD family hydrolase: MIRLAAIDVDGTLLDGAGGIPPENLTALHEAARCGVHLVVVTGRSIPFALQAVDALPDPLTIVGYNGAVARVRGGGTLAVRPLPAATARQLLAGTRAWREHTLMQFDREGLGQTVVDRMSWERPNRRGYYARIRHLVAQVPDLELAVDADPPVQVAFNGGAAEMAGLVAVLGAIDTDSAVSVSVTAYPARDFTLVDVNAAGATKGRALADVARRLGVARDEVFAIGDNHNDVDMLRWAGTAVVMGNAEPELLALGLPTTGRHDEAGLAQALRRYVLDGRA, from the coding sequence GTGATCCGCCTCGCCGCCATCGACGTCGACGGCACGCTCCTCGACGGCGCGGGGGGCATTCCACCCGAGAACCTGACCGCGCTCCACGAGGCGGCCCGGTGTGGCGTCCATCTGGTCGTCGTCACCGGCCGGAGCATCCCGTTCGCGCTGCAGGCCGTCGACGCGCTGCCGGACCCGCTGACCATCGTCGGCTACAACGGCGCCGTCGCCCGCGTGCGCGGCGGCGGGACGCTCGCGGTCCGCCCGCTGCCGGCCGCCACGGCCCGGCAGCTGCTCGCGGGCACCCGCGCGTGGCGCGAGCACACCCTGATGCAGTTCGACCGCGAGGGGCTCGGCCAGACCGTCGTGGACAGGATGTCGTGGGAGCGCCCGAACCGTCGCGGCTACTATGCGCGGATCAGGCACCTGGTCGCCCAGGTGCCCGATCTCGAGCTGGCCGTCGACGCCGACCCGCCCGTGCAGGTCGCCTTCAACGGCGGCGCCGCGGAGATGGCGGGCCTGGTCGCCGTGCTGGGCGCGATCGACACCGACTCCGCCGTCTCGGTGTCGGTCACGGCATATCCCGCGCGCGATTTCACCCTGGTGGACGTCAACGCCGCCGGCGCTACGAAGGGCCGGGCCCTCGCCGACGTCGCCAGGCGGCTCGGCGTGGCGCGGGATGAGGTCTTCGCCATCGGCGACAACCACAACGACGTGGACATGCTGCGATGGGCCGGAACGGCGGTGGTGATGGGCAACGCCGAGCCCGAGCTGCTCGCCCTCGGCCTCCCGACCACCGGACGACACGACGAGGCCGGGCTGGCTCAGGCGCTCAGGCGGTACGTCCTGGACGGCCGCGCCTGA